The following coding sequences lie in one Oceanidesulfovibrio indonesiensis genomic window:
- a CDS encoding HEPN domain-containing protein has protein sequence MTTMPDMHSDAVQGRMIRAREVFEDARVLALAFRWNGCVCRLCDACTLAMDAILLHRGLRNPKGLPIGGKQAWHLLEKAKMPPVLASGYADLLDKCRELDACPGMQFERDDAVALYAFAEEFIDYIDGVVNG, from the coding sequence ATGACGACGATGCCGGACATGCATTCCGACGCCGTGCAGGGCCGTATGATCCGTGCCCGCGAGGTTTTCGAAGACGCTCGCGTACTCGCCCTGGCGTTCCGCTGGAACGGCTGCGTGTGCCGGCTGTGCGACGCCTGCACCCTGGCCATGGATGCGATCCTGCTGCACCGCGGTCTGCGCAACCCCAAAGGGCTGCCCATCGGTGGGAAACAGGCCTGGCACCTTCTGGAAAAAGCCAAGATGCCGCCGGTGCTGGCCTCCGGGTACGCCGATCTCCTGGACAAATGCCGCGAGCTGGATGCCTGCCCGGGCATGCAGTTCGAACGCGACGACGCCGTAGCGCTCTACGCCTTCGCCGAAGAGTTCATCGACTACATCGATGGCGTGGTGAACGGGTAG
- the thiM gene encoding hydroxyethylthiazole kinase: MITTPQAAWRDVEAIREQKPLVVNVTNYVVMNNTANALLAIGASPAMTNAVDEMEDIVALCQALVLNMGTPTPTNMEAMAVGFSAACELGKPVVFDPVAVGATRLRRRLAASLMENRNPSIIRGNASEILALAGSAAPSKGADTAHGVHEASDAAAELAKRHSCTVCVSGEIDLITDGSSTWVLTGGHPMMPYVTGLGCTASALCGAFAAVNPDPLAATIHAMAAMGAAGEIAAARSQGPGSLQMHLYDVFYGLTETELTERMRLEAA; this comes from the coding sequence ATGATTACCACCCCTCAAGCCGCATGGCGGGACGTCGAGGCGATTCGCGAGCAGAAACCCCTCGTCGTCAACGTGACCAACTACGTGGTGATGAACAACACGGCCAACGCCCTGCTCGCCATAGGCGCCTCCCCCGCAATGACCAACGCCGTGGACGAGATGGAAGACATCGTGGCCCTCTGCCAGGCACTCGTGCTGAACATGGGCACCCCGACACCGACCAACATGGAGGCCATGGCCGTGGGCTTCTCCGCCGCGTGCGAGCTGGGCAAACCCGTGGTGTTCGATCCCGTGGCCGTGGGCGCCACCCGGCTGCGCCGCCGCCTGGCGGCATCTTTGATGGAAAACCGCAACCCGAGCATCATCCGCGGCAACGCCAGCGAGATACTCGCCCTGGCAGGTTCGGCCGCCCCCTCCAAAGGCGCGGACACGGCCCACGGCGTGCACGAAGCCTCGGACGCCGCCGCGGAGCTGGCCAAACGCCACAGCTGCACGGTCTGCGTGAGCGGCGAGATAGACCTCATCACCGACGGTTCATCCACATGGGTGCTCACCGGCGGCCACCCCATGATGCCGTATGTCACCGGGCTGGGCTGCACGGCCAGCGCCCTGTGCGGGGCCTTCGCCGCCGTGAACCCGGACCCGCTCGCGGCGACCATCCACGCCATGGCTGCGATGGGCGCTGCCGGCGAGATCGCTGCCGCGCGTTCGCAGGGTCCCGGCTCGTTGCAGATGCACCTCTACGACGTGTTCTACGGACTCACGGAAACCGAGCTCACGGAGCGCATGCGGCTGGAGGCGGCATGA
- a CDS encoding MTH1187 family thiamine-binding protein: MSVILNISIFPLDKGENLGEYVARAMNVIKASGLPYVMGPMGTAIEGASVQEVLELAARCYAELEPDCERVYMMMNVDARKGRTEGLRTKVESVQAKMAGGTA; encoded by the coding sequence ATGAGCGTCATACTGAACATTTCGATTTTTCCGCTGGATAAAGGAGAAAACCTGGGCGAGTACGTCGCTCGCGCCATGAACGTCATCAAGGCCAGCGGTCTGCCCTACGTCATGGGTCCCATGGGCACCGCCATCGAGGGGGCTTCGGTGCAGGAAGTCCTCGAACTCGCCGCCAGGTGCTACGCCGAGCTCGAGCCCGACTGCGAGCGCGTCTATATGATGATGAACGTGGACGCCCGCAAGGGCCGGACCGAGGGACTGCGGACCAAAGTGGAGTCCGTGCAGGCAAAAATGGCCGGGGGGACGGCCTAG
- a CDS encoding GNAT family N-acetyltransferase encodes MPDDFIRKTQFRDIDLDDPFFDSLKEAYAAEFASWFAKKATQGEEAYVGYSEDNRVHAFLYVKEEQGTVNDITPHLNTTRCLKIGTFKIDAHGTKLGERFIKKIFDETLERGLRHAYVTIFPKHEPLIKLLKRYGFDKYGIKETINGIEHVYLKDLSKIRNDLLLDYPVINAQNNKKWLLGIWPQFHTRLFPDSILKTENSNIIDDLSYTNSIHKVYIAFMVGLDQINTRDCLVIYRTADQGMRPWFKSVATALCVVQETRSKNSFLTEKEFIEYSSRHSIFTRRELSELFHRKTKHPMYAIQMTYNIALPKRPNMKQLVEDVGLERNQYWGFSEIPHDNFTQLLQVSHVHEGTVLY; translated from the coding sequence ATGCCTGATGACTTTATTCGCAAGACACAATTTCGAGATATTGATCTTGATGATCCTTTTTTCGACTCCCTTAAAGAAGCATATGCTGCTGAATTTGCTAGTTGGTTCGCAAAGAAGGCCACACAAGGTGAGGAGGCGTATGTTGGCTATTCTGAGGACAACCGCGTTCACGCCTTTTTATATGTCAAAGAAGAGCAAGGTACAGTTAACGATATCACACCACACCTTAACACAACACGATGCTTAAAGATTGGAACATTTAAAATTGATGCCCACGGGACAAAGCTCGGTGAGCGTTTTATCAAAAAAATATTCGATGAAACATTAGAACGTGGACTAAGACATGCCTATGTCACCATCTTTCCCAAGCATGAACCCCTCATAAAACTATTGAAACGTTATGGCTTCGACAAGTATGGTATCAAAGAGACAATTAATGGAATTGAACATGTCTACCTAAAAGATTTAAGTAAAATTCGTAATGATCTTTTGTTGGACTATCCTGTTATCAATGCCCAGAACAACAAAAAATGGCTTCTTGGTATTTGGCCTCAATTTCACACAAGGCTATTCCCTGACTCTATTCTTAAAACGGAAAATTCGAACATAATTGACGACCTGTCATATACAAACAGTATCCATAAAGTATATATTGCATTCATGGTAGGATTAGATCAAATAAACACGCGTGATTGCTTAGTCATTTATCGGACAGCGGACCAAGGTATGCGCCCTTGGTTTAAGTCTGTTGCCACTGCATTGTGTGTTGTCCAAGAAACACGCTCTAAAAATTCATTCCTTACAGAGAAGGAATTCATTGAGTATAGCTCAAGACACAGTATTTTTACTCGACGTGAGCTTTCCGAGCTATTCCATCGCAAAACCAAGCATCCAATGTACGCTATTCAAATGACCTACAATATTGCTCTCCCTAAACGCCCAAACATGAAACAACTGGTCGAAGACGTCGGTCTGGAGAGGAATCAATATTGGGGATTTTCAGAGATACCACACGACAATTTCACCCAGCTATTGCAAGTGAGCCACGTCCATGAAGGTACTGTTCTCTATTAA
- the thiE gene encoding thiamine phosphate synthase, which translates to MSKKRDYSVYLVTDRPLCAGRDLLRIIEEAVAGGATIVQLREKDATAREFFELARAAKDLLDRLGVPLIINDRVDVALAVDADGVHVGQKDLPYAEVRKMVGPHKIVGLSVDTVEQALSVPDLEVVPGDGGFGPDYLGVGPVFPTNTKKDTSEVWGLDKLAELRRQTHQKLVGIGGVYVGNAADVIRAGADGVAVVSAICAAESPKQATEELAAAVMLGRGLE; encoded by the coding sequence ATGAGCAAGAAGCGGGACTACTCCGTCTATCTGGTCACGGACCGGCCGTTGTGCGCCGGCCGTGACCTGCTGCGGATCATCGAGGAGGCTGTGGCCGGCGGCGCCACCATCGTGCAGTTGCGGGAGAAGGACGCCACGGCCCGGGAGTTCTTTGAACTGGCCCGCGCGGCCAAGGACCTGCTCGACAGGCTCGGCGTGCCGCTCATCATCAACGACCGCGTGGATGTGGCCCTGGCCGTGGACGCCGACGGCGTGCACGTGGGCCAGAAGGACCTGCCCTACGCCGAGGTGCGCAAAATGGTGGGGCCGCACAAGATCGTGGGCCTCAGCGTGGACACCGTGGAGCAGGCGCTCTCCGTGCCCGACCTGGAGGTTGTTCCCGGCGACGGCGGGTTCGGGCCGGATTACCTGGGCGTGGGCCCCGTCTTTCCCACAAACACCAAGAAGGACACGTCCGAGGTCTGGGGGCTGGACAAGCTTGCCGAACTGCGCCGGCAGACCCATCAAAAACTTGTGGGCATTGGCGGGGTGTACGTGGGCAACGCGGCGGACGTGATCCGCGCCGGCGCCGACGGGGTGGCCGTGGTCAGCGCCATCTGCGCGGCCGAATCACCGAAACAGGCGACCGAAGAACTGGCCGCCGCGGTAATGCTGGGGCGGGGGCTGGAGTAG